TACATGATCCTGTTTTACATCTGCAATAATAACCTTCGCTCCTTCTTCCAGCAGAAACTCAACCAACTTATAACCAACTTTTCCTATTCCTTGAACAGCAACCGTGCGTCCGGCAAGGCTTGCATCACCCCATAGATGAGTTGCTGTTGCTCGCAAGCTCTGCAATACTCCTATAGCCGTTGGCACGGAAGTATCTCCACTCCCACCATGACTTTGGGGTAATCCAACAAATGATTCACTTTCCCGAGCAGCATGCACAAAATCCTCTGGGTTGGTTCCCATATCCGTACCCGTAAAAAATCGTCCATTTAACCCACCGACAAAACGCCCAAGTGAACGAAACAGCTCAGGCGTTTTTTCCGTTTCGGGATCAGCGATAATCACAGCTTTACCACCACCAAAATCAACGTCCGCCAGCCCATTTTTATACGTCATTCCGCGCGAAAGGCGCAAAACATCATCGAGAGCTTCATCCGTGTTGGCGTAAGGGAGCATACGACATCCCCCTAGAGCAGGACCCATAGTAGTATTGTGAATTGCTATAATCGCTTTTAACCCTGAGGATTGATGTCGGCAGAATATCACTTGTTCATGACCCATTCGCTCCATTTCAGCAAAAACATCTTTCATCATTTCAGACTGTAAGAAATCAGGACTTTGTTCCGCATG
This sequence is a window from Mechercharimyces sp. CAU 1602. Protein-coding genes within it:
- a CDS encoding Glu/Leu/Phe/Val dehydrogenase: MKMLQDQEAEHLKEHAEQSPDFLQSEMMKDVFAEMERMGHEQVIFCRHQSSGLKAIIAIHNTTMGPALGGCRMLPYANTDEALDDVLRLSRGMTYKNGLADVDFGGGKAVIIADPETEKTPELFRSLGRFVGGLNGRFFTGTDMGTNPEDFVHAARESESFVGLPQSHGGSGDTSVPTAIGVLQSLRATATHLWGDASLAGRTVAVQGIGKVGYKLVEFLLEEGAKVIIADVKQDHVHTLSHRYHDQVESIGVEEIHAVACDIFSPCARGGVINDQTMDELKCSAIVGAANNQLAEERHGEELHRRGIVYGPDYLVNAGGLIQVADELQGYHEERVKEKTDSIYDMLLKIYELSKEKDIPTCLAADQLVLQRLQQVADLRRVLLGFSDRR